The stretch of DNA CTGAAGCTGGTTCTTCAGACTTGACTGTACTGTGCACATCGCTTCCCGACAATGTGTTCTGATATATCTGTAAAATATCAATTATATTTTCAGGCTAAAGCAGGATCTGATGAATTGGTAACAGTCTTGACGAACCACCTAAAAGTCCTAAATAACattctttccatttcttttgTGCTGGCCAGACAGAAATAGTCATAACCGACAATACGTCAGAAATAGAAATGTGCCATTTCTCCAGCCACAGAACAGTCTCACAGTAGAACACAAATCTGGTGTGGTTCAACGACCAAAGTCTCTGTAAAATGACAAGCCGATCATTTCCAAGCTCCAAACCCATGAAATGAGCTTTACAATCAAACACCTTGCAGTACTGCGATGACAAACAGCAGCAAACGTATTCCCAAGTCCAGATGTATAATAGCATGACTGCCATCAGGGAGAAATAGAGTGGATCTGGACACTTTCATGTCAGGATCTCTTACTCGCAAACTCCAGGATAATTGATTTCAATACAGTCACACTATTGTAACCTACTGAGATGTCAGGAAGGCAGTGATATCCAAGAAATGGCAGAGAAAACTAAAACCGTGCGTTGGCATTccataaaatgtattcatttacaTACTATAAAAAAAGGGTAAATGGATGAAATGACTTAATTCGTTCCAAACCTGTCAGGATTGGCATCGGTGGGAAGTCACTCTTTGTGGGAAAAACGATGATCAAGCAGTTATGCTTTGAGTAGCTGACCACACCTATGGCACCCACCCTGCCAGAGCTGCCACCCTGCCACTGCTTCAAACCTGCTTCCATAGCAGAGCTGGGATAGTAGGTGGCCGTTGAGCACGCAGAACGGAGGCAATATCCTTATGTGGCAGACAAGCGAGGAGTTTAAATAGAAGATAGTTCTTCTGACTAATTCACTGCAAGAGATAAAGCACGGTGTCACCAGCCTGTCCCAGCCTGCTCATCAGCAGGACGTGGAAATGCACCGAGCGGGGCAAAGGGCAGGAGTGTATGGGCACACGGCCGATAAAAACGGCACTCCTCCAACCAGCTGGGCAAGACAGAGGCCAAGTCCCAGACTGACCCAATGCCTGGGCGCAACCAACACCAGCCACCACGAGTGCTGCTCTGGGATGGCGAGGCCACTGACTGgcataaaaaagggaaaaggaaTACACCTCCAGAGTGGAGACATCCACAGCACAACCCGGGCTCAGCATGCTCCAGGTCTCATTTCTCCGTGCTGAGCCGGACGCCAGACGGAGGCCTTTCCGAAAGACGAAGAAACACCTTGTGCCGAATGAGTGGGGCTCAAAGCAGTTCTCATCTACAGACAAAAATCAACACCGAATGAAATCACAGGGACCTGTctgaaaacacggggaaaacgAAAATATTCAGCACAGCTCTCCGCAGGTCTGCTAATTAACATCAGAAACAACACCTgccttacttttctttttttagaattgTGAACAGGCCTTGGTTACACAAGGAGGAGAAAAACTTTACCCCCTTAATTTATGCACCACAAAATCTGTTTTCAGCGTCTGCTCGATGTGTCGATGGCGCTCGGCTCGCAGCTGCCAGAGCCGCGAGCACGCTCTCGCGTGTGTTGCTGTGAATAACTTTCACAGCAGGGGTCTTCggaattaatataaaaaacGGCTAAAAAAACATTGCGAAAAATGTTAACTTAGATGTTAAGAGATCtacactgtatatttacatatacacacacatagcAGGATGAATCTCTGTTACCAGGGTGACAGTCCTGTTATGTTCAGGGTGAGGTGTGGGTTCAAGCAGAAAATGTCtctctgaaaaatgctgtggttTCACTTTCTGCTTAAGAATGAACAAACCTACAGTAGCGACAGAGGCCAAGGTAGATTTGACATTATCTTGTACTTAAATACTATTCTTGACTATATAaatcttgattaaaatgaaTTGATGTAAATTCATTTCAAGACCTTCAGCTTTTTAACAGCCTGGTTTGTGCGTTACTGGAAAATCTCAAAATAAATTTCTTTAATGTCTACTCCTGGACGTCTGCTACGGTATTGTCAATCACATATAGGACCCTGCTGGCTTCAGAACACTAACTGCAAGGAGTTCCCTGGAATGAATCGatcaaatctaaaaaaaaaatctgataacTGGAGACCAAGTTCATGCCTGGAGGTGGAAGAATAAATATGctaaaaatttaaataattccCTACATCTGCAGCCACATGGTGACTGGCAAACCCCCACAGTTCCACACTTTTATGAGAGAGCTCTCCGATTTCTCCAACCACCAGTAAAGCGATTTTACGCGGCTTGTTCAGGCAAGCAGAATGACTCTCTTTGGCTGGATATATTTCTGAAGTCATTCGCCGTCAATGGCTACATCTAGACATCGCTACTTCCCCGTCTCCTCTCTGCTGTGTCAGGACTAGGCGGTGGTCTGGGCGCTGGTTTAAAATGAATACGATACCCTAGCAGTCGGCAGCATCCCAATCCCCAGGCGCGGGGGCAAATCCCATGAGCGTGCCAGAGGGACGGACGGGGTGGCCAAAGAGGAGAGGGCAACCAGCTGGCGGAAAACAGAGAAGCCCCCTCCCACGCCCCTCACCCACTCTACAGACGAcaacggaaaagaaaaaaaaacaggggggacgacaaaaaaaaaaaagcacgagctcccttttattttttgctgcggAGACGCTTGGACTGGCGAGGGGAGTCCGGCGCCTTCCTGGCTCGCTTGCAGGGTATCTCGGCGCCCCCCGGCACCGCCGCCCGgccgcccccgccccccacgGCGCTCTCCATCAGTTCGCGGAGCTTGTGCTCCAGCTCGGCCAGCCGGGCGTTCTGCTCCCCGATCACCTGCGTCTGCTCCAGCAGCTTCTGCTCCTGGTCCTGCAGCTGCTTCTGCTGCTCCAGCTGCTTGGCGCGCACCTCCGAGATCTCCCGCCGCAGCGCCGTCATGGCCGCCCCGTTCACCTTCACCTGCTGCTGCACCTTGGTCATCTCCGAGCGCGACGGCGTGTTCTTGGCCAGGAGGGACATGGTGGTCAGGGAGGTGGAGGGGCCTGCGActagagggggagggggagacagGACGTGAGGGCAGAGCCAGGGAGGAAAGGCTCATGGATTGCTCTCAGGAAACAGATCCGGCAGGAAAAGCAAGTGCAAGACTTCTGGTCAGTGGTAATTATTCATGCAAATGCCTCACAAGTTATTCAGAAATATCGCTTGACTATGCCCTATGCAATCACTAACTGtgtctgaaaagctgatcaacacatttttgttctctcaaattgactactgtaatgctctactcgctggggtatctaaatctactctgaacaaactgcagtatgtccaaaattcagcagccagaatcctgaccaggtctagtgcaagtgatcacattactcctatcctggagtccttgcactggcttcctgtcaaattccgtggtgactttaaaatcctcatgctcacctataaggctctgcatggcttggcacctcagtacctgtctgaactattagcaccctactccccacctcacaaccatcgctcttcaaattctgctctccttactgtcccccaagctcgtctacactctgtgggtgacagggtcttctcctgttatgcccccaagctctggaactctctgcccaaggatatcagagagtcgccttctctaaactcattccagactcaaaaccttcttctttagcaAAGCCTTTACTTTactgttccattcttcacccctctgcttttcttagtaccaccatcctcattctcctctgtatattgtaattgttttatctttacattctgtaaaacactttgagaggccacctttaaaggcgctatataaattaaagtttattattattattattattattatttaacccACTTCTGCAACAAGCTTAAGCAACACCCTGCCTGGTCTTTGACCAGCGACACACTGAGCCCCCTTCCGCTGCTCCGCGCTGTGACTGCCCTGAGGCGTGGGACACTGTCTTTGactgggccgggccgggccgggcttCCAAGCCGAGGACGGTACCTGGGGTGGAGCCGATGAGGCGGCCCGAGAGATCTGCTCCGGGGAGCTTCTTCTTGAGGATGGGGACGATTTTCTCGTCGAAGTACTCCATGGCCATGGAGGAGATGTCCCGCAGCTCCTGCAGCACCTCGTGCGCCCGCTGCGGGGCCCGCGTGGAGTTCACGTAGCGCAGCACGCGGTAGATCTCGTCGATCACCTGCCGACACGGCAAAGCACGGCCACGGGTCAGAGAGCGGAGCAGAGGCCAAACCATTCCGGCTGCCGGTCTCCGCACACGAGGAAAAAAACATCCCTGGGCGTATTGCACCGCCTCTTAATCATCCTTCGGCTGTCCTTGCCAATACTTCACTACAGCGCCATCTGGTGGGCAGGTCCTGAAGTGGGTGAAGATCTAATTGAAGGAGGTTTGCAATCCGTTTTTATCTTTGTTATACAGGTCACATTACGCTGACAAGTATAACTTTGTAATTGACAGTAGACTTGTACCACAACACAATTTTAGCACTAAACAGAAGTATGAGCAAAAACGCAGAGGTGAGAATTAATGTGAGCCTGGAGGGCTCCGGAGCCTAAACCAGCAGGCACAAGGTGCAGGGCAAGACTACACCGTGGAGGGGTGCGCTGCCTGGCCCCTGCTCTGCCATGCGCACAGAGCGGGAAGTGTCTTACCTTTCCAGGGATAAAGCAGCAGAGGTTGGAGTCGACGTACTTCATGAAGGTCATGTTGAGCAAGGAGAGGCGGGTTTCCACAGCAGCGAGGATGTCCGCGTGGCGAGCCAGCGAGTGGTTCCTCCGTTCCGACTCCCGCCTGGAAACCACAGAATTGTATGTCTTTCTACTGAACACTGGGCCTCAGCTCAGCCAGAGGCAAGAGAGAAACCATCAACACCTGGGAGAAAATACAGCCACTGGGATTTCCCATGTGGCCGCACACAATTGACTGAACCTTGCAAGAGGGATTGCCTCTTGGCTCTCAGCGCCCCCTTGTGGCCTCTCGGGTAGTTACAGCTGAGTGGGGGGGACATACCTCCCTTCTAATTGGCACCGGGTCTCCAAGATGGGGCCGTGTGGCCCATGATGTGTAAAATGACACCTGATGCAAGCTCAACAGCACACATTAGGTTTTTCTTTGTCGCCCCAACagaacatatttaatattttatcttcaaAAGGCTCTTATTTATTCCAGCAAGGAAACCTGTTCAATTCACTGATGGAAAACACTGCGGTTAAACAAGATACATGTTCATGGAAGAGAAGGGGGATTTCTGCAACACCATCTTCTGATTTAGGTCTAGTAAGGCTTCAGGCCATCTAAAGATCCATCAGCTGCCACAGGCAAATAAACCATCCaacaacaaaatacaacaaCATCCCTGCCTTCATCTGATACACATCCCTGCAGTAATGGAAAATTCCGTAGCAAAAACGCTACCCACACTATTTCAGaaccccttcctctcttggcgcAGCTATGTAAAAATCTCTGCATGATCTAGTTCAGAATCATGCAGCCCAAGCTGTGctcaaagaaatatatttaaaaaaggatgAAGCTCATAATATTTTCACTGCTATTACAGTATACAAGTCACAAAATATTTAGAACACTTCTGCAAATCACATTAAAGTACTTAGCCAGTGCTGACATAATTGGGTTAGTCTCATTCAATTATTTGCAATTCTACTCTGGAAATGTCACTCCCTCATCAAATATTTATGTATTCCGCACCGAGGGTGTGCATTTCACTAGTAAACAACGATCCACTTC from Lepisosteus oculatus isolate fLepOcu1 chromosome 17, fLepOcu1.hap2, whole genome shotgun sequence encodes:
- the fbxo28 gene encoding F-box only protein 28 isoform X1: MAAVEDRVDGGVGALESGSVSPRLSTPPPDQPHQNNPLLGLPIVAIETILNFLSYDEISLLRLVCKRMDMICQRMLNQGFLKVERYHSLCQKQVKAQLPRRESERRNHSLARHADILAAVETRLSLLNMTFMKYVDSNLCCFIPGKVIDEIYRVLRYVNSTRAPQRAHEVLQELRDISSMAMEYFDEKIVPILKKKLPGADLSGRLIGSTPVAGPSTSLTTMSLLAKNTPSRSEMTKVQQQVKVNGAAMTALRREISEVRAKQLEQQKQLQDQEQKLLEQTQVIGEQNARLAELEHKLRELMESAVGGGGGRAAVPGGAEIPCKRARKAPDSPRQSKRLRSKK
- the fbxo28 gene encoding F-box only protein 28 isoform X2, which codes for MDMICQRMLNQGFLKVERYHSLCQKQVKAQLPRRESERRNHSLARHADILAAVETRLSLLNMTFMKYVDSNLCCFIPGKVIDEIYRVLRYVNSTRAPQRAHEVLQELRDISSMAMEYFDEKIVPILKKKLPGADLSGRLIGSTPVAGPSTSLTTMSLLAKNTPSRSEMTKVQQQVKVNGAAMTALRREISEVRAKQLEQQKQLQDQEQKLLEQTQVIGEQNARLAELEHKLRELMESAVGGGGGRAAVPGGAEIPCKRARKAPDSPRQSKRLRSKK